Proteins from one Papaver somniferum cultivar HN1 unplaced genomic scaffold, ASM357369v1 unplaced-scaffold_158, whole genome shotgun sequence genomic window:
- the LOC113337117 gene encoding receptor-like protein 14 yields the protein MVQLDHLYNNSRAIDLSCNSLGGTIPTDIVLLKLLYTLNLSHNHLSGDIPTSIGNLSVLESLGLSSNRLAGHIPQSLATIDSLGMFNLSYNNLCGRIPRQDHFDTLSLDGSAFVGNSLLCGSPTNKVCEGDHKTSTRDTNPTIEVDEVNPEDSKERLLVYAIAALGFGVGFWVTKFPHASHCCHEEDRNALLSFKSSNRLSSWKQGSQHNCCNWHGIKCSNGSFRVVSINLRNKGLENYIEEFEYDSFDVFDPRSTFLAGKFSASLLKVTHLEYLDLAYNDFQESDIPRKFSDLTSLTHLDLSYANFASSISTQVTNLPSLQFLDLSCNSDYFSTSCLESLSTKWLRGLVNLKVLRLSGIDLYEATCPQEKFGEHISYLCNLKELDLSYCNISSSVFPIHKFHNLSRLSSFNMNHNFGIPYPFPVELANLTSLSILGLSGCNLHGSVPYLDGSLHSSFYDLSELQYLYLSDNSVTGFIHPSISNLKFLYHLDLSFNNFEGSIPKSICENLPLEILLLDYNNITGTIPSCLSKLQNLKHFAVAGNSIEGNVSFFSLMNENLIALDMRFNSRLNLDMSLQLLPKFRLKYLRLRSCNLKGSFPISICNLTDLVELDFSDNSLTGTTPSCLFKLKHLLNIYLPDNKLHVVHCHFHLKTKDTINNVTMEEANSLAVQHTIEAWSPPYSRGNLFLLLLREIIMKLQSQPVIVESDWQTAPWRIQRRIEGIKWFSNNFESVSFKFVKRGANSEAHNLGLTL from the exons ATGGTACAACTGGACCATTTATATAACAACAGCAGAGCGATCGATTTGTCGTGTAATAGTCTTGGCGGAACCATTCCAACAGATATAGTTTTATTAAAACTACTTTATACCCTTAATTTGTCCCATAATCATTTATCCGGCGATATCCCAACAAGTATTGGAAACTTGTCTGTTTTAGAGTCCTTAGGTTTAAGTTCTAACAGATTGGCTGGACATATCCCACAATCATTGGCAACAATCGACTCTCTTGGGATGTTTAACTTATCGTACAATAACCTATGTGGTAGAATACCTAGACAAGATCACTTTGATACACTCAGTTTGGATGGTTCAGCTTTTGTTGGGAACAGTTTGTTGTGTGGATCTCCAACAAATAAGGTTTGCGAGGGTGATCACAAAACTAGTACCAGGGATACCAATCCTACAATTGAAGTTGATGAAGTCAATCCAGAAGATTCAAAAgaaagattattggtgtatgCTATAGCTGCCTTGGGATTTGGAGTTGGATTTTGGG TCACTAAGTTCCCGCATGCCTCGCACTGCTGCCATGAAGAGGATAGAAATGCTCTCTTGAGCTTTAAATCTTCAAATCGTTTATCGTCGTGGAAGCAAGGCAGCCAACATAACTGTTGTAATTGGCATGGCATTAAATGTTCCAATGGCTCATTTCGGGTGGTCTCCATCAATCTAAGAAATAAAGGCCTTGAAAATTACATCGAGGAATTTGAGTATGATTCCTTTGATGTCTTTGATCCACGAAGCACTTTTCTGGCAGGTAAGTTTTCTGCTTCCCTTCTGAAAGTTACTCATTTAGAGTATCTTGATCTTGCCTATAATGACTTCCAGGAATCAGATATCCCACGTAAGTTTTCTGATCTAACATCACTCACTCATCTTGATCTCTCCTACGCAAATTTTGCATCATCAATTTCCACACAAGTCACCAACTTACCATCTCTGCAGTTCCTCGATTTATCCTGCAACTCTGATTATTTTAGCACTTCTTGCTTGGAATCATTATCTACAAAATGGTTGAGAGGTTTAGTGAATCTTAAGGTATTAAGGTTGAGCGGTATTGATCTATACGAGGCTACATGTCCACAAGAGAAATTTGGTGAACATATATCGTATCTTTGTAATCTCAAGGAGCTCGATCTTTCTTATTGCAATATATCTAGCTCGGTTTTCCCCATTCACAAGTTTCACAATCTTTCTCGTCTATCATCTTTTAATATGAATCACAATTTTGGAATTCCTTATCCATTCCCAGTTGAGCTGGCTAATTTGACTTCACTTTCTATTCTTGGGTTATCTGGCTGTAATCTCCATGGTTCAGTCCCTTATCTTGATGGATCACTACATTCTTCGTTCTATGATCTTTCCGAACTACAATATCTATACCTATCTGATAATTCAGTTACAGGTTTTATTCATCCTTCAATCTCGAACCTAAAATTCCTTTACCATCTCGACTTATCTTTTAATAATTTTGAAGGGTCCATACCAAAATCAATCTGTGAGAATCTTCCTCTTGAAATACTTCTTTTGGATTACAATAATATTACAGGAACTATACCAAGTTGCTTATCAAAGCTCCAAAATCTTAAGCACTTTGCAGTTGCTGGAAACTCTATTGAGGGCAATGTTTCGTTTTTCTCCCTGATGAATGAAAACCTAATTGCCCTTGATATGAGGTTTAATAGCCGTTTAAACCTAGATATGAGTTTACAGTTACTTCCTAAGTTTAGACTAAAATATCTAAGGTTAAGGTCATGCAATCTCAAAGGATCATTCCCTATTTCCATTTGTAATTTGACTGATCTTGTGGAATTGGATTTTTCTGATAATAGCTTAACAGGAACCACCCCTTCTTGTCTTTTCAAACTCAAACATCTTCTTAATATATATCTGCCAGATAACAAACTTCATGTGGTCCACTGCCACTTCCACCTAAAG ACGAAAGACACCATTAATAACGTCACTATGGAAGAGGCTAATTCCTTAGCAGTTCAGCATACTATTGAAGCCTGGTCTCCACCATACTCTCGGGGAAATCTGTTTCTGTTACTATTGCGAGAGATCATAATG AAGTTACAGTCCCAACCCGTCATCGTGGAAAGTGACTGGCAAACAGCgccttggagaattcagagaagAATAGAAGGCATCAAATGGTTCTCGAATAATTTCGAATCTGTTTCTTTCAAATTTGTGAAGAGAGGAGCTAACTCTGAGGCTCATAATCTCGGTCTTACACTGTAA
- the LOC113337265 gene encoding mitogen-activated protein kinase kinase kinase 7-like, giving the protein MDQFRHLGKVLGYLKALMVFKDDIQINQRQCCLLVDVYTLAYEVIAEEIKKNLRFEERHTKWKAIESPLKELHRIYKEGAHYIQQCLEIKDWWAKAISLEKNTDCIEFHIHNFLSCIPVVIEAIEIAGEIAGCDHDEIHKKRVIISNKYDKDWRDPKLFQWKYGRQYLVSQDICNRLDTVWREDRWFLLQTIREMKSSTNLSKQEQRLAEILIRKLDDTEPEALFHSSFLVGSKDFQVRRRLGNGSSQYKEIQWLGESFAVRQFYGNIDKLIPNISLLLSITHPNVMHFPWGFSDEDKKENFLVMELMNKDLFSYIKEISGPRKRFIFSLPVAVDLMLQIARGMEYLHSQKIHHGDLNPYNVLVRTRNPLSDGYLHAKVSGFGLSSIKNFNVRTPTTPQETHPHIWYAPEVLSEQEHSGDNCAFQYSEKADVYSFGMICYQLLTGKVPFEDLHGQGDKLSRNIRSGERPSFPFSPPRYITSLTKKCWHAEPLQRPSFTSICRILRYIKRLLLMNPDHSQPDAPSPVMDYCDIEQGLSKKFSEWGSHDPRVISQIPFQIFAYRGFEKERIIVNFRERSSESGSDGASLCGDENGGTLEDPFTQIAEMPTISYERTDPVLKKTFSAKKFMDGKISKPGTPSPRGRTRPPQLTIWGRNLNNESIMSPSRRKASGHSSDSDVM; this is encoded by the exons ATGGATCAGTTCAGGCACTTGGGAAAAGTTCTGGGGTATCTAAAGGCATTAATGGTATTCAAAGACGATATTCAAATCAACCAACGGCAATGTTGTTTGTTAGTCGATGTGTATACTCTCGCGTACGAAGTGATTGCGGAAGAGATTAAAAAGAATTTGAGGTTTGAAGAGCGACATACGAAATGGAAAGCTATTGAAAGTCCATTGAAAGAGTTGCACAGAATCTATAAAGAAGGTGCACATTATATTCAACAGTGTTTAGAAATCAAAGATTGGTGGGCTAAAGCGATCTCTCTTGAGAAGAATACTGATTGTATAGAATTCCACATTCACAATTTTTTATCTTGCATTCCTGTTGTCATTGAAGCAATCGAGATTGCTGGAGAGATTGCAGGGTGTGACCACGACGAGATTCATAAGAAACGGGTAATAATATCAAACAAGTATGATAAAGATTGGAGGGATCCAAAGCTTTTCCAGTGGAAATACGGAAGGCAGTACTTAGTTTCGCAAGATATATGCAATAGGTTGGACACAGTTTGGCGAGAAGATCGTTGGTTTCTTCTGCAAACGATTCGAGAAATGAAAAGCTCGACAAATCTTTCAAAGCAAGAACAACGGCTTGCTGAGATACTTATACGAAAGCTAGATGATACAGAACCTGAAGCTCTATTTCATAGTTCGTTCCTAGTAGGTTCCAAGGATTTTCAGGTGAGGAGGCGATTAGGAAACGGAAGCAGCCAATATAAAGAGATTCAATGGTTGGGTGAAAGCTTTGCGGTGCGTCAGTTTTACGGGAATATCGATAAGTTAATTCCTAATATATCATTGCTCTTGTCGATTACTCATCCAAATGTAATGCATTTCCCATGGGGATTCTCTGATGAGGATAAGAAAGAGAACTTCTTAGTAATGGAGCTTATGAATAAAGATCTCTTCAGTTACATCAAGGAGATATCTGGTCCAAGGAAgcgttttattttttcattaccTGTTGCAGTTGATCTTATGTTACAAATCGCAAGAGGCATGGAATATCTACATTCACAGAAGATACACCATGGTGATTTAAATCCTTATAATGTCCTTGTCAGAACAAGGAATCCTTTGTCAGATGGGTACTTGCACGCAAAAGTCTCCGGCTTTGGTTTATCTTCGATTAAGAACTTTAACGTGCGTACCCCCACAACTCCACAGGAGACACACCCGCATATATGGTATGCCCCTGAAGTTTTATCCGAGCAAGAACACTCTGGAGACAACTGTGCATTTCAGTATTCCGAGAAAGCCGATGTTTATAGCTTTGGGATGATTTGTTATCAGCTTTTGACGGGGAAAGTTCCATTTGAGGATTTACATGGACAGGGTGATAAACTGAGTAGGAACATAAGATCAGGGGAGAGGCCGTCTTTCCCTTTCTCTCCACCGAGATATATCACTTCCTTGACGAAGAAATGCTGGCATGCTGAGCCTCTTCAACGGCCAAGTTTCACATCCATTTGTAGAATTCTTCGCTACATAAAGAGATTATTATTAATGAATCCAGACCATAGCCAACCGGATGCACCGTCACCGGTGATGGATTACTGTGACATTGAGCAAGGACTTTCAAAGAAATTCTCGGAGTGGGGAAGTCACGATCCACGAGTCATATCACAGATCCCGTTCCAAATATTTGCTTATAGAGGTTTTGAGAAAGAAAGAATAATTGTGAATTTTAGAGAAAGGAGTTCGGAATCTGGAAGTGACGGAGCTTCATTATGTGGTGATGAGAATGGGGGTACATTAGAAGATCCTTTCACACAGATAGCGGAGATGCCTACAATTAGCTATGAGAGGACAGATCCTGTTTTGAAGAAAACATTTTCAGCAAAGAAGTTCATGGATGGAAAAATCAGTAAACCAG GTACACCAAGTCCAAGAGGAAGAACAAGACCTCCACAATTGACTATTTGGGGTCGTAATCTAAACAACGAAAGTATAATGAGCCCTAGCAGACGTAAAGCATCTGGCCATTCATCAGATTCTGATGTTATGTGA